One stretch of Tepiditoga spiralis DNA includes these proteins:
- a CDS encoding ornithine aminomutase subunit alpha has translation MKERIDDFKERSKHLQNMTDEQLEKYFWELVEKTVNPMVELAEKHTTKSIERSVLLRMGFNSLQAAALVDKIFEKNLLSKGAGHVIWKVAKNNNLDVIEAGKQMIEGKYWEEAVELFKGGEK, from the coding sequence ATGAAAGAAAGAATTGATGATTTTAAAGAAAGATCAAAACATCTTCAAAATATGACAGATGAACAACTTGAAAAATACTTTTGGGAATTAGTTGAAAAAACTGTAAATCCAATGGTAGAACTTGCAGAAAAACATACAACAAAATCAATAGAAAGATCTGTACTTTTAAGAATGGGGTTCAATTCATTACAAGCAGCTGCTCTTGTTGACAAAATCTTTGAAAAGAACTTACTTTCAAAAGGAGCAGGACATGTAATATGGAAAGTAGCAAAAAATAATAACCTTGATGTAATTGAAGCAGGGAAACAAATGATAGAAGGAAAGTATTGGGAAGAAGCTGTTGAACTTTTCAAAGGGGGCGAAAAATAA
- the oraE gene encoding D-ornithine 4,5-aminomutase subunit OraE, translating to MDLKPNEKLDVNEILKDLESYVPRRKGWAWRKHVDEAKKHDFTYYQTSEDLKNSVPLPSAHYFGNIDPQPDEVITSEIASGKFEEDIRRMRMAAWHGADHIMVIRTLGQSHIDGLIEGTPEGIGGIPITRKQLRASRKACDLIEDEIGRPINFHSYVSGVAGPEIAVLFAEEGVNAAHQDPQYNVLYRGINPIRSFVDAAAAKHVMASVDMLQIDGAHNANASAKKAWNVMPELIVQHGINCMFSVKAGMKKDLISLSTVPPTTVPSPEFRMNLIYALTLREVMRDYKFRAQMNTRYIEADLFDATRIHTLNTVLSRLTSADIQSTITPDEGRNVPWHINSIRGVETAKHALISLDGIKKYVKIDEEAVRPEIRELKMRAILMLEEIQEMGGYFEAVEDGIFVDNGNYPERHGDGIKRPKNGGIGAGTIVPRDEDYFAPVSAHFGYNKLPEGIEKPEDAIGGDTLHKPEKIQYIDELDENDNVNTRLKEVNENRAKGLIKPEVEWSYDGVIQLDMTIPDTPEYAEAAAIEICKKMNLEEIQVISKTVLHPTEGTYVELRAKVPFFVKRDELTLPKKPDLLEEDVLFDFFKKHPTKVVAGTVGNDEHNVGMREILDIKHGGIEKYGVKYTYLGTSVPPEKMIDAAIETGASAILASFIVTHSDVHVENMKKLHELAIEKGIRDKVLIIVGGTQLNNDIAVENHMDAGFGRGTKGIHVATYLCKQLQK from the coding sequence ATGGATTTAAAACCAAATGAAAAGTTAGATGTAAATGAAATATTAAAAGATTTAGAAAGTTACGTTCCCCGAAGAAAAGGATGGGCATGGAGAAAACATGTTGATGAAGCAAAAAAACATGATTTTACATACTATCAAACATCTGAAGATTTAAAAAACTCTGTTCCACTACCATCTGCTCATTACTTTGGAAATATTGATCCACAACCAGATGAAGTAATAACTTCAGAAATAGCTTCTGGAAAGTTTGAAGAAGACATAAGAAGAATGAGAATGGCTGCATGGCATGGTGCAGATCATATAATGGTTATAAGAACACTTGGTCAAAGCCATATTGATGGTTTAATAGAAGGAACACCTGAAGGTATAGGTGGAATACCAATAACAAGAAAACAATTGAGAGCTTCAAGAAAAGCTTGTGATTTAATAGAAGATGAAATTGGTAGACCTATTAATTTTCACAGTTATGTTTCTGGAGTTGCTGGCCCTGAAATAGCTGTATTATTTGCTGAAGAAGGAGTAAACGCAGCTCATCAAGATCCACAATACAATGTTTTATACAGAGGAATTAATCCTATAAGATCATTTGTTGATGCAGCTGCTGCAAAACATGTAATGGCATCTGTTGATATGCTTCAAATAGATGGTGCTCATAATGCAAACGCTTCTGCAAAAAAGGCTTGGAATGTTATGCCTGAATTAATAGTTCAACATGGTATAAACTGTATGTTTTCTGTTAAAGCTGGTATGAAAAAAGATTTAATATCTTTATCAACAGTTCCACCAACAACAGTTCCATCACCAGAGTTTAGAATGAATTTAATCTATGCATTGACCTTAAGAGAAGTTATGAGAGATTATAAGTTTAGAGCACAAATGAATACAAGATATATAGAAGCTGATTTATTTGATGCAACAAGAATTCATACATTGAATACAGTCCTTTCAAGATTAACTTCAGCAGATATACAATCAACTATTACACCAGATGAAGGTAGAAATGTTCCATGGCATATAAATTCTATAAGAGGTGTAGAAACTGCTAAACATGCTTTAATATCTCTTGATGGAATCAAAAAATATGTAAAGATAGATGAAGAAGCTGTAAGACCTGAAATAAGAGAATTAAAGATGAGAGCAATATTAATGCTTGAAGAAATTCAAGAAATGGGTGGATACTTTGAAGCTGTTGAAGATGGTATTTTTGTAGACAATGGTAACTATCCAGAAAGACACGGAGACGGCATTAAAAGGCCTAAGAATGGCGGTATAGGTGCAGGAACAATTGTTCCAAGAGATGAAGATTACTTTGCACCTGTTTCAGCACATTTTGGATACAATAAATTACCTGAAGGTATAGAAAAACCAGAAGATGCTATTGGCGGAGATACGCTTCATAAACCAGAAAAAATACAATATATAGATGAACTTGATGAAAATGACAATGTAAACACAAGACTAAAAGAAGTAAATGAAAATAGAGCAAAAGGTTTAATAAAACCAGAAGTTGAATGGAGTTATGATGGAGTAATTCAACTCGATATGACAATACCAGATACACCAGAATACGCTGAAGCTGCAGCAATTGAAATATGTAAAAAAATGAACCTTGAAGAAATTCAAGTTATAAGTAAAACCGTACTTCATCCAACGGAAGGTACATACGTTGAATTGAGGGCAAAGGTTCCATTCTTTGTAAAAAGAGATGAATTAACCTTACCTAAAAAACCAGATTTACTCGAAGAAGATGTATTGTTTGATTTCTTTAAAAAGCATCCAACAAAAGTAGTAGCAGGAACTGTAGGAAATGATGAACACAACGTTGGTATGAGAGAAATACTTGATATAAAACATGGTGGAATTGAAAAGTATGGAGTTAAATACACATATCTTGGAACATCTGTTCCTCCTGAAAAAATGATTGACGCTGCAATAGAAACAGGTGCAAGTGCAATACTTGCTTCATTTATAGTAACACACAGCGATGTTCATGTAGAAAATATGAAAAAACTTCATGAACTTGCAATTGAAAAAGGTATAAGAGATAAAGTTTTAATAATAGTAGGTGGAACACAATTAAATAATGATATAGCCGTAGAAAATCATATGGATGCTGGATTTGGAAGAGGAACAAAAGGAATTCACGTTGCAACTTATTTATGTAAACAATTACAAAAATAA
- the ortA gene encoding 2-amino-4-oxopentanoate thiolase subunit OrtA — MSAKKGDWVQIHFIALKPEERSPRLPEDTKKVPLEIKIKGFLENDSANIGDIVKIKTNVGRVVEGKLISINPVYEHNFGEPVPELLKISNQLWDILEGDSK; from the coding sequence ATGAGTGCAAAAAAAGGTGATTGGGTACAAATACACTTCATTGCATTAAAACCTGAAGAAAGATCACCAAGACTTCCTGAAGATACTAAAAAAGTTCCTCTTGAAATAAAAATAAAGGGATTTCTTGAAAATGATTCAGCTAATATAGGAGATATAGTTAAGATAAAAACAAATGTTGGAAGAGTTGTTGAAGGTAAATTAATTTCCATAAATCCTGTTTATGAACATAACTTTGGCGAACCTGTTCCAGAACTTTTAAAAATTTCAAATCAGTTATGGGACATTTTAGAAGGTGATTCAAAATGA
- a CDS encoding AAA family ATPase, whose product MKKVPYGLQNFEKIQTENFYYVDKTKYIETLEDMPESYILFLRPRKFGKSLWLDTMSKYYDVKYSDKFDTIFKDLYIQKHPTPKKSSYHILEFNFSGLNTDSKEELKFDFNSEVYEKLSSFINRYNLNIKLNNSIKEPSTLLRTFINQYKELNLKTKIYLLIDEYDHFANELLSFKLDEFKNIVSKTGFVRKFYEVIKEGTRSVIDRLFITGVAPITLDSLTSGFNISKNMSTTLELNEMMGFTESEVKDILKEYQINDDILQDMKFSYNGYMFNERASEKVYNSDMVLYFISEYNREKRKPKDVIDMNIASDYKKIQNLFKLGEIVGINTEKDSHEVVNELLNEILLNSKTEIEVLTQAFNMERKLDIKDIKTLLFYLGFLTFEKENFYTYLKIPNYSMKKLYSEYFVESIEDRAKSYINTEKLELAVKRIVIDGNINPFANEIENVLKKLSDRDFQSFSEKHIKMLLFSYLILTPWAYVKSEYPVEGGYIDLAMFKRYEEVPYNAIIELKYIKKKDYTEKVYQEKIKEAVNQIKRYEKTINKEFNGPLKKVVMVFVGRELKYLDEVG is encoded by the coding sequence TGAAGATATGCCTGAATCCTATATATTATTTTTAAGGCCAAGAAAATTTGGAAAGAGTTTGTGGCTCGACACTATGAGTAAATACTATGATGTTAAGTATTCAGATAAGTTTGATACTATCTTTAAAGACTTGTACATTCAAAAACATCCAACACCTAAAAAGAGTAGTTATCATATTTTAGAGTTTAATTTTTCTGGATTGAATACAGACAGTAAAGAAGAGTTGAAATTTGACTTTAATTCAGAAGTTTATGAAAAATTATCAAGTTTTATTAATAGATATAACTTAAATATAAAATTAAATAATTCTATAAAAGAGCCTTCAACTCTTTTGAGAACATTTATAAATCAGTATAAAGAATTAAACTTAAAAACAAAAATCTACTTATTAATAGACGAATACGACCACTTTGCAAATGAACTTTTGAGTTTTAAACTCGATGAATTCAAAAATATCGTCAGTAAAACAGGTTTTGTTAGAAAATTTTATGAAGTAATAAAAGAAGGAACACGATCTGTTATAGACAGACTATTCATAACAGGAGTAGCGCCAATAACCTTAGATAGTTTAACGAGTGGATTCAACATCTCAAAAAACATGTCAACAACCTTAGAGTTAAATGAAATGATGGGATTTACTGAAAGTGAAGTCAAAGATATTCTCAAAGAGTATCAAATAAATGATGATATTTTACAAGATATGAAGTTTAGCTACAATGGATACATGTTTAATGAACGTGCAAGTGAAAAGGTTTACAACAGCGATATGGTCTTATACTTCATTTCTGAATACAACAGAGAAAAGAGAAAACCAAAAGATGTAATAGATATGAACATAGCAAGTGATTATAAAAAAATACAAAATTTATTTAAACTTGGTGAAATCGTTGGAATAAATACAGAAAAAGATAGTCATGAAGTTGTAAATGAACTTTTGAATGAAATACTATTAAACTCAAAAACAGAAATTGAAGTATTAACTCAAGCTTTTAACATGGAAAGAAAACTCGATATAAAAGATATAAAAACCTTACTCTTTTATTTAGGATTTTTAACCTTTGAAAAAGAAAACTTCTATACATACTTAAAGATACCAAACTATTCAATGAAAAAGTTATATTCAGAGTACTTTGTAGAATCAATAGAAGATAGAGCAAAGAGTTATATAAATACAGAAAAGTTAGAACTTGCAGTAAAAAGGATAGTAATAGATGGAAACATAAACCCATTTGCAAATGAAATAGAAAATGTATTGAAAAAGCTATCAGACAGAGACTTTCAAAGCTTTAGTGAAAAGCACATAAAGATGCTACTGTTTAGTTATTTAATCTTAACACCATGGGCATACGTTAAAAGCGAGTATCCAGTAGAAGGTGGATACATAGACTTAGCAATGTTTAAAAGATATGAAGAAGTACCCTACAATGCAATAATAGAATTAAAATACATAAAAAAGAAAGACTATACAGAAAAAGTATATCAAGAAAAGATAAAAGAAGCAGTAAATCAAATAAAGAGGTATGAAAAAACCATAAACAAAGAGTTCAATGGGCCATTAAAAAAAGTAGTGATGGTATTTGTTGGCAGAGAGTTAAAGTATCTTGATGAAGTTGGGTAA
- the ortB gene encoding 2-amino-4-oxopentanoate thiolase subunit OrtB, with amino-acid sequence MNTYEEVMARKNKIMKKSVGVDYSKYEQEGIAFDYEKMMKDAGYTIEEMRKIQSETGVGNTPLVELKNINKLIKKLAPKGKGARIFVKDEEKNPSGSFKDRRASISAYRAKELGYKGVMAATSGNYGAAVASQAAKRGLRSIIVQEAFDSRGVGQPEILEKTRACEAYGSEVVQMSVGPELFYYFLLLLDETGYFNASLYTPFGIKGVETLGYEIAIQCKELTGKFPDAVVSTHAGGGITTGTARGLQMAGANNTKVIGASVDLSGLHMASDTAFNKKSFTTGHTGFGIPFATFPDRSDVPRNAARVLRYMDRYLLVTQGEVFYMTEALANIEGMQRGPAGNTSLTAAFALAMEMNEDEVIVVNETEYTGAGKLPSAQLTFAKKNGIEIKVGDPVKEDKPGEKIVIPEHPSMIKYIEYPMEKLKKSYLKNLIKMENKTEFSDFEYEYLEKELKADKKTIENYINELK; translated from the coding sequence ATGAATACTTATGAAGAAGTAATGGCAAGAAAAAATAAAATAATGAAAAAGTCTGTTGGAGTGGATTATTCAAAGTATGAACAAGAAGGCATTGCTTTTGATTATGAAAAAATGATGAAAGATGCTGGATATACTATTGAAGAAATGAGAAAAATACAAAGTGAAACTGGTGTTGGTAATACACCTTTAGTTGAACTTAAAAATATAAATAAATTAATAAAAAAACTTGCTCCAAAAGGAAAAGGTGCAAGAATTTTTGTAAAGGATGAAGAAAAAAATCCTTCTGGATCATTTAAAGATAGAAGAGCATCTATAAGTGCTTATAGAGCAAAAGAACTTGGTTATAAGGGCGTAATGGCTGCCACAAGTGGAAATTATGGAGCTGCTGTTGCTTCACAAGCTGCTAAAAGAGGTTTGCGTTCTATAATAGTGCAAGAAGCTTTTGATTCAAGAGGTGTTGGTCAACCAGAAATACTTGAAAAAACAAGAGCCTGTGAAGCTTATGGTTCTGAAGTTGTTCAAATGTCTGTTGGACCTGAATTATTTTATTATTTTTTACTATTATTAGATGAAACAGGATATTTTAATGCATCTCTTTACACTCCTTTTGGAATTAAAGGTGTAGAAACTCTTGGATATGAAATAGCAATACAATGTAAAGAATTAACAGGAAAGTTCCCAGATGCAGTTGTTTCAACTCATGCTGGTGGCGGAATAACAACAGGAACAGCAAGAGGTTTACAAATGGCTGGAGCAAACAATACAAAAGTTATTGGGGCTAGTGTTGATTTGAGTGGTTTACACATGGCTTCCGATACTGCATTCAATAAAAAATCTTTTACAACTGGGCATACAGGTTTTGGAATACCTTTTGCAACCTTCCCAGATAGATCAGATGTTCCAAGAAATGCTGCAAGAGTTTTAAGATATATGGATAGATATTTATTAGTAACTCAAGGAGAAGTATTCTATATGACTGAAGCACTTGCAAATATTGAAGGTATGCAAAGAGGTCCTGCAGGAAACACATCTTTAACAGCTGCTTTTGCTCTTGCTATGGAAATGAATGAGGATGAGGTAATAGTTGTAAATGAAACAGAATATACAGGAGCAGGAAAGTTACCTTCAGCTCAATTAACTTTTGCAAAGAAAAATGGTATAGAAATAAAAGTAGGAGATCCTGTTAAAGAAGATAAACCTGGTGAAAAAATAGTAATACCAGAACATCCATCAATGATAAAATACATAGAATATCCTATGGAAAAACTCAAAAAATCTTACTTAAAGAACTTAATAAAGATGGAAAATAAAACAGAATTTTCTGATTTTGAATATGAATACCTTGAAAAAGAATTAAAAGCAGATAAAAAAACCATTGAAAATTATATAAATGAACTAAAATAA
- a CDS encoding AAA family ATPase: MKKVPYGLQNFEKIQTENFYYVDKTKYIETLEDMPESYILFLRPRKFGKSLWLDTMSKYYDVKYSDKFDTIFKDLYIQKHPTPKKNSYHILEFNFSGLNTDSKEELKYGFKNKVFNSLNFFIKHYNLKIKLNIDLKEPADLLNNFINQYKELNLKTKIYLLIDEYDHFANELLSFKLDEFKNIVSKTGFVRKFYEVIKEGTRSVIDRLFITGVAPITLDSLTSGFNISKNMSTTLELNEMMGFTESEVKDILKEYQINDDILQDMKFSYNGYMFNERASEKVYNSDMVLYFISEYNREKRKPKDVIDMNIASDYKKIQNLFKLGEIVGINTEKDSHEVVNELLNEILLNSKTEIEVLTQAFNMERKLDIKDIKTLLFYLGFLTFEKENFYTYLKIPNYSMKKLYSEYFVESIEDRAKSYINTEKLELAVKRIVIDGNINPFANEIENVLKKLSDRDFQSFSEKHIKRLLFSYLILTPWAYVKSEYPVEGGYIDLAMFKRYEEVPYNAIIELKYIKKKDYTEKVYQEKIKEAVNQIKRYEKTINKEFNGPLKKVVMVFVGRELKYLDEVE, translated from the coding sequence ATGAAAAAAGTACCGTATGGACTTCAAAACTTTGAAAAAATACAAACTGAAAATTTTTACTATGTAGATAAAACTAAGTATATAGAAACACTTGAAGATATGCCTGAATCCTATATATTATTTTTAAGGCCAAGAAAATTTGGTAAAAGTTTGTGGCTTGACACTATGAGTAAATACTATGATGTTAAGTATTCAGATAAGTTTGATACTATCTTTAAAGACTTATACATACAAAAACATCCAACACCTAAAAAAAATAGTTATCATATTTTAGAGTTTAATTTTTCTGGATTAAATACAGACAGTAAAGAAGAATTAAAGTATGGATTTAAAAATAAGGTTTTTAATAGTTTGAATTTTTTTATTAAACATTATAATTTAAAAATAAAATTAAATATAGATTTAAAAGAACCTGCTGATTTATTAAATAATTTTATAAATCAATACAAAGAATTAAACTTAAAAACAAAAATCTACTTATTAATAGACGAATACGACCACTTTGCAAATGAACTTTTAAGTTTTAAACTCGATGAATTTAAAAATATCGTCAGTAAAACAGGTTTTGTTAGAAAGTTTTATGAAGTAATAAAAGAAGGAACACGATCAGTTATAGACAGACTATTCATAACAGGAGTAGCGCCAATAACCTTAGATAGTTTAACGAGTGGATTCAACATCTCAAAAAACATGTCAACAACCTTAGAGTTAAATGAAATGATGGGATTTACTGAAAGTGAAGTCAAAGATATTCTCAAAGAGTATCAAATAAATGATGATATTTTACAAGACATGAAGTTTAGCTACAATGGATACATGTTCAATGAACGTGCAAGTGAAAAGGTTTACAACAGCGATATGGTCTTATACTTCATCTCTGAATACAACAGAGAAAAAAGAAAACCAAAAGATGTAATAGATATGAACATAGCAAGTGACTATAAAAAGATTCAAAATTTATTTAAACTTGGTGAAATCGTTGGAATAAATACAGAAAAAGATAGTCATGAAGTTGTAAATGAACTTTTGAATGAAATACTATTAAACTCAAAAACAGAAATTGAAGTATTAACTCAAGCTTTTAACATGGAAAGAAAACTCGATATAAAAGATATAAAAACCTTACTCTTTTATTTAGGATTTTTAACCTTTGAAAAAGAAAACTTCTATACATACTTAAAGATACCAAACTATTCAATGAAAAAGTTATATTCAGAGTACTTTGTAGAATCAATAGAAGATAGAGCAAAGAGTTATATAAATACAGAAAAGTTAGAACTTGCAGTAAAAAGGATAGTAATAGATGGAAACATAAACCCATTTGCAAATGAAATAGAAAATGTATTGAAAAAGCTATCAGACAGAGACTTTCAAAGCTTTAGTGAAAAGCACATAAAGAGGCTACTATTCAGTTATTTAATCTTAACACCATGGGCATACGTTAAAAGCGAGTATCCAGTAGAAGGTGGATACATAGACTTAGCAATGTTTAAAAGATATGAAGAAGTACCCTACAATGCAATAATAGAATTAAAATACATAAAAAAGAAAGACTATACAGAAAAAGTATATCAAGAAAAGATAAAAGAAGCAGTAAATCAAATAAAGAGGTATGAAAAAACCATAAACAAAGAGTTCAATGGTCCATTAAAAAAAGTAGTGATGGTCTTTGTTGGTAGAGAGCTAAAGTATCTTGATGAAGTTGAGTAA